One Maribacter dokdonensis DSW-8 genomic region harbors:
- a CDS encoding Npt1/Npt2 family nucleotide transporter: protein MVERLIKKIFDVREGEFKVSLWMLAYIFLVIAVLLIIKPTVNALFLSELGVEQLPFAFLLVAVTAVATSYFYSKAVSKYPLKKVIEITLISSIIIMIGLGILLSFEVVSGVLLYFFYIWVAIYAVLSASQFWVLANLVFNIREAKRLFGFIGSGAIIGGIFGGYLTSILAPIIGNENLMFVAALLLFFCIPLLRNIWNIRVKKNGSVKKHKSATNLSEPPLKLILKSKHLTYIASIVAVSVVVAKLVDYLFSDFASSSFTDADELTAFFAFWFSTFNLLSLIIQLFFTHRIVGIWGVGFSLLLLPIGIFGGSILFLMLPELSAVVVIKAMDGILKQSIHKSASELLTLPLPFELKNKTKSFIDVVVDSLATGIAGCLLIFVVRGLDLPSFYIGILIIALVCLWLYFIYKVRIEYYKTFRNNLEVLTDSYKKTKKVTDTKVSVVTGMRTVFKNGTEEQILFMLDKLMEINDKRFADDVELLLEHPSNKVKLSAIQNLYFLNSKSMTAEVSELLKIDDRELTIATLAYILSFAHKDKSFIFDAYLEHSNERIATAALYCLARAAKNNYSLKQRYSLLDRISLALKTIVSDQKDLPYVASVIEILGVANLPIFHNRLVAFLQHENEEIVKTTIKAIGTATDPEMVQHIIPLLAEKAFRPTVLEAFNVYGQQILPILKNHVAERRQPLSVLRFIPTAMQSFHSKEAVHQLLGILNHEDLTVRLEVVRALSAIRATHPQLKFNKYKVVSVIFDECKLHHQTLSAMHTQIIISYRNRNKSKKEIGDAERDARTSLLELLERRLDSGLERIFKLLGLRYQQKDVAIAYEGLLSQKQEAQHNAIEFLDNLLTGELKRRLLPIIEESALDISSEEELQKIKHKIPTELECFKLLLQGNDLKIKLAVLYLIAQQKEPRYLHIVAQYLDDPDPKIKSFAHIAHEAMNSDK, encoded by the coding sequence ATGGTAGAAAGACTGATTAAAAAAATATTCGATGTACGTGAAGGCGAGTTCAAAGTATCTCTTTGGATGCTCGCCTACATTTTTTTGGTCATAGCCGTATTACTGATCATAAAACCTACGGTAAACGCTCTTTTTCTTTCTGAACTAGGTGTTGAGCAATTGCCCTTTGCCTTTTTATTGGTTGCCGTTACGGCGGTAGCCACCTCTTATTTTTACTCAAAGGCGGTTTCAAAATATCCGCTTAAAAAAGTAATTGAGATTACCCTGATCAGTTCCATTATTATCATGATCGGTTTAGGAATTCTATTGTCATTTGAGGTAGTGAGTGGCGTTCTGCTGTATTTCTTCTATATCTGGGTAGCCATTTATGCCGTTTTATCCGCCTCTCAGTTTTGGGTATTGGCAAATTTGGTGTTCAATATTCGTGAGGCTAAAAGACTGTTTGGCTTTATAGGATCGGGAGCCATTATTGGTGGAATTTTTGGTGGATACTTAACTTCTATTCTAGCCCCTATAATTGGCAATGAAAACTTAATGTTCGTAGCCGCCCTGCTTTTATTTTTTTGCATTCCCCTTCTGCGAAATATTTGGAACATCCGCGTTAAAAAAAATGGTAGTGTAAAAAAACATAAATCTGCGACCAACCTTAGTGAACCGCCTTTAAAACTCATACTAAAATCCAAACATCTCACCTATATTGCCAGCATTGTAGCCGTGAGTGTCGTAGTCGCTAAATTGGTAGATTATTTGTTCAGTGATTTTGCGTCGTCATCTTTTACGGATGCCGATGAGCTTACCGCATTTTTTGCTTTTTGGTTTTCTACGTTTAATCTACTTTCGCTGATAATTCAGCTATTTTTCACCCATAGAATTGTGGGCATTTGGGGTGTAGGGTTTTCACTCTTATTATTGCCCATTGGTATATTTGGTGGTAGTATTTTGTTTTTAATGCTTCCTGAACTTTCTGCTGTTGTAGTCATTAAAGCGATGGATGGCATATTAAAACAATCCATACACAAAAGTGCCTCTGAACTGTTGACCTTGCCCTTACCTTTTGAACTAAAAAACAAGACCAAATCATTTATTGATGTGGTGGTGGATAGTTTGGCTACAGGAATTGCCGGATGCCTTTTAATATTCGTGGTGCGTGGGCTGGACCTACCCTCTTTTTATATTGGCATTCTTATAATTGCTTTGGTATGTCTTTGGCTCTATTTTATTTATAAAGTACGTATTGAATATTACAAAACGTTTAGAAACAATTTAGAAGTACTGACCGACTCTTATAAGAAAACCAAGAAGGTCACGGACACCAAAGTATCTGTAGTTACAGGCATGCGCACCGTTTTTAAGAACGGTACCGAAGAGCAAATTCTATTTATGTTGGATAAATTGATGGAAATCAATGACAAGAGATTCGCAGATGATGTAGAGCTGCTGTTAGAGCACCCAAGTAATAAAGTGAAGTTATCGGCTATACAGAATCTATACTTTTTAAATTCTAAAAGTATGACGGCAGAGGTATCCGAATTATTGAAAATAGATGACCGTGAATTGACTATTGCCACTTTGGCCTATATTCTAAGTTTTGCCCATAAAGACAAATCGTTCATATTTGATGCGTATCTAGAACACTCAAACGAGCGTATTGCGACCGCTGCTCTATATTGCTTGGCTAGAGCGGCAAAAAACAACTATTCTTTAAAACAGCGCTACTCACTATTGGACCGTATATCCTTGGCTCTGAAAACCATAGTATCTGACCAAAAAGACCTGCCATACGTGGCATCGGTAATTGAAATATTGGGAGTTGCCAACTTGCCCATTTTTCACAACAGGTTGGTTGCATTTTTACAGCATGAAAATGAAGAAATCGTGAAAACCACCATAAAGGCTATAGGTACGGCAACCGATCCAGAAATGGTACAGCACATTATTCCCCTTTTGGCAGAAAAGGCATTTAGACCAACAGTACTGGAAGCCTTTAATGTATACGGTCAGCAAATTTTGCCTATACTGAAGAACCATGTTGCAGAGCGCCGGCAACCTTTATCCGTATTACGATTTATACCGACCGCAATGCAATCTTTCCATTCCAAGGAGGCCGTACATCAATTATTGGGCATTTTAAACCATGAAGACCTTACGGTTCGTTTAGAAGTAGTGAGGGCATTAAGTGCTATACGGGCAACGCACCCGCAATTAAAATTTAATAAGTACAAGGTGGTATCGGTCATTTTTGATGAATGCAAACTGCATCACCAAACCTTATCCGCTATGCACACGCAAATCATTATTTCATATCGAAATAGAAATAAATCCAAAAAGGAAATTGGCGATGCAGAAAGAGATGCGCGCACCAGTCTTTTAGAGCTATTGGAACGCAGACTGGATTCTGGATTAGAACGGATTTTTAAACTTTTGGGATTACGTTATCAACAAAAAGATGTAGCTATTGCCTATGAAGGTTTACTGAGCCAGAAACAAGAAGCGCAACATAATGCCATAGAATTTTTGGACAATCTTTTAACCGGCGAGCTAAAACGTAGATTGCTACCCATCATTGAGGAATCTGCCCTGGATATTTCTTCTGAAGAGGAGCTTCAAAAGATCAAACATAAAATACCAACGGAATTAGAATGTTTTAAACTTCTTTTACAGGGCAATGACCTTAAGATCAAACTTGCCGTATTGTATCTTATCGCACAACAAAAAGAACCAAGATATCTACATATAGTTGCCCAATATCTTGATGACCCGGACCCTAAAATTAAGAGTTTTGCACATATAGCCCATGAGGCCATGAACTCGGACAAATAA
- a CDS encoding cupin domain-containing protein: MDRQSFIKKSGAGISYALCSGFIFCKSQDDEVGTLNYNDPKVIRDADGEVLNVIGDIQTHKLLGSETNNQIFEWVDNVEPGVGIPPHVHTKEDEIFRVVEGEVEIAIDGESTVLKAGDIAFAPKGVPHTWKVVGSQKAKMITSALPAGIEIMFQELSELPAGPPDFEKVAEICAKQGITFV, translated from the coding sequence ATGGATAGACAAAGTTTTATTAAAAAATCAGGCGCAGGTATTAGCTATGCTTTATGCTCAGGATTCATTTTCTGTAAAAGTCAAGATGATGAAGTAGGTACTTTAAATTATAATGACCCAAAGGTTATACGAGATGCCGATGGAGAGGTGCTCAATGTGATAGGAGACATACAGACCCATAAACTTTTGGGCAGCGAAACCAATAATCAAATCTTTGAGTGGGTAGATAACGTTGAACCCGGTGTAGGTATTCCGCCTCATGTACATACAAAGGAAGATGAAATTTTTAGAGTTGTTGAAGGCGAAGTAGAAATCGCGATTGATGGAGAGAGTACGGTCTTAAAAGCAGGTGATATTGCATTTGCGCCAAAAGGAGTACCGCATACATGGAAAGTAGTGGGTAGCCAAAAGGCAAAAATGATTACCTCGGCGTTGCCTGCGGGCATAGAGATAATGTTTCAAGAATTATCAGAACTACCTGCCGGACCACCGGATTTTGAGAAAGTTGCGGAAATTTGTGCTAAACAAGGTATTACCTTTGTGTAA
- a CDS encoding helix-turn-helix domain-containing protein, with translation MKTDTIHISKIVKNVSHTSNVSDYTVCWIKDEIKGIEIDGVLYANISNSIFFLDKKVHWKLHIKDGASNTGYLLQLSQEVLSHPLLSKLHINKVRLFNTGSVPLFKLSPGIEKRTQAILEMIDELLGSHLNNKEDALISLLNTFFVYCDGQCNIKSIIEKNHTKSNIVYSYKQLVDQNIEVSHEVGYYASRLNISTKYLNECVQEVLNVSSKSIIIEQLLIRSRHALKFSNKTIKEISYELGFSTPDYFSYFFKIQTGSKPSVLRKSVGS, from the coding sequence ATGAAAACCGATACTATACATATATCGAAAATAGTCAAAAATGTTTCCCACACTTCAAATGTTTCTGACTATACTGTTTGCTGGATCAAAGATGAAATAAAAGGGATAGAAATAGATGGTGTACTTTATGCCAATATTTCCAACTCCATTTTCTTCTTGGACAAAAAAGTACATTGGAAATTGCATATTAAAGACGGAGCTTCCAATACGGGGTACTTGTTGCAATTGTCTCAAGAAGTATTAAGCCACCCTTTACTAAGTAAGTTACATATCAATAAGGTAAGGCTATTTAATACGGGTTCGGTGCCATTATTTAAATTAAGCCCCGGTATTGAAAAACGTACCCAAGCCATTTTAGAGATGATCGATGAACTATTGGGTTCTCATTTGAACAATAAAGAAGATGCCCTCATTTCTTTGTTGAATACCTTTTTTGTATACTGTGATGGTCAATGCAACATTAAATCCATCATTGAAAAAAATCATACCAAGTCAAACATTGTATACTCCTATAAACAATTGGTAGATCAAAATATAGAAGTCTCTCATGAGGTGGGTTATTATGCCTCACGCTTAAATATTTCTACAAAGTATTTGAACGAATGCGTTCAAGAAGTGCTTAATGTAAGTTCTAAGAGCATTATAATTGAGCAATTATTGATTCGTTCCAGACATGCGTTAAAATTCTCGAACAAGACTATAAAGGAAATTAGTTACGAGTTAGGTTTTTCTACACCAGATTATTTTAGTTATTTCTTTAAAATACAGACAGGCAGTAAGCCTTCGGTATTAAGAAAGTCCGTTGGTTCTTAA
- a CDS encoding MGH1-like glycoside hydrolase domain-containing protein: MNFKNAEEERLAVADNYKNWKRWGPYLAERQWGTVREDYSPQGHAWSFVGHDKARSNAYRWGEEGIGGFCDSREILCLAPAFWNGKDAILKERLFGLTNDEGNHGEDVKELYFHQVSTPTHSYAKYLYKYPHKKFPYAELVRKNRNRNREQPEFEILDTKAFANNTYFDCFIEYAKEDVGDILMKVTVINRGPRAANIHVLPHLWFRNFWKHNRRFERPEMKAISDNSVQSRSTRNGRYYFYHEKGEQLFCENETNNERIYNVPNEVKYVKDGINNHVVDGMPTVNPDKKGSKFAVWHKLRLKSGEEKTIKVRLSKKKLDDPWSSFDAIFDKRIKECEDFYSDILKKELPAGQQEIARKAFSGLLWTKQFYYYDVYKWLFGGPGEPKPYRTDSRNSRWEHLTNRHVISMPDKWEYPWYAAWDLAFHMASFVEIDPYFAKEQLLLVLKESYMHPNGQIPAYEWNFSDVNPPVHSWAVWTVYEKDKKRNGKGDVNFLEKAYHKLLVNFTWWVNQKDKSGTNLFEGGFLGLDNIGVFDRNHMPEGITRMQQADATSWMAMFTLNMLRMSLELAAVNPNYEDSVAKFFRHFLNIAWAMHHIGQKDISLWDDEDNFYYDVVEMANGKTDRLKVRSLVGIIPMFAVEIIHKDLFDELKHFKVRAAEIVRTRPDLASLISNIEEFNSDGNYLFSIMRGFRLEKLLFRLLDENEFLSDYGIRSLSKYHEEHPYVFQHNGHHQISYESGESRSNMFGGNSNWRGPIWLPLNYMIVQSLRKYYSYYGDQYVYEFPTGSGVKLNLNEIANEISKRLIKLFEPNENGKFVYHSEDEQQLFTKNEQFKNEHFFYEFFDGDSGKGLGASHQTGWTALIANLIMELERNT; the protein is encoded by the coding sequence ATGAATTTTAAAAACGCCGAGGAAGAAAGGTTAGCCGTAGCGGATAATTATAAAAATTGGAAAAGATGGGGTCCTTATTTAGCTGAACGGCAATGGGGTACTGTTAGGGAAGATTATAGTCCGCAAGGGCATGCGTGGAGTTTTGTTGGTCACGATAAAGCCAGAAGTAATGCGTATAGGTGGGGAGAAGAAGGTATTGGAGGTTTCTGTGATTCTAGAGAAATATTATGCTTGGCACCTGCCTTCTGGAACGGTAAAGATGCCATTTTAAAAGAACGCCTTTTTGGGTTGACCAATGATGAAGGTAACCATGGTGAAGATGTTAAGGAGCTTTATTTTCATCAAGTTTCTACACCCACGCACTCATATGCCAAATATTTATATAAGTATCCGCATAAAAAGTTTCCGTATGCAGAGCTGGTTAGAAAGAACAGAAATAGAAATAGGGAACAACCAGAATTTGAAATTTTAGACACCAAGGCATTTGCCAACAATACATATTTTGACTGTTTTATAGAATACGCTAAAGAAGATGTTGGTGATATTTTAATGAAGGTTACCGTCATAAATAGAGGACCAAGAGCTGCAAATATCCATGTACTTCCGCATTTGTGGTTTCGTAATTTTTGGAAGCACAACCGTAGGTTTGAGCGCCCTGAAATGAAGGCTATTTCAGATAATTCCGTACAATCGCGTAGCACTAGAAATGGGCGCTATTATTTTTATCATGAAAAGGGAGAGCAGCTATTTTGTGAGAATGAGACCAATAACGAGCGTATTTATAATGTACCCAATGAGGTAAAATATGTAAAAGACGGTATTAATAATCATGTAGTAGATGGTATGCCAACCGTAAACCCAGATAAAAAAGGATCAAAATTTGCCGTTTGGCACAAACTTCGATTAAAATCTGGAGAAGAAAAAACTATTAAAGTACGCCTAAGCAAGAAAAAGCTTGATGACCCTTGGAGTAGTTTTGATGCTATCTTTGATAAAAGAATTAAAGAATGTGAAGATTTCTATAGTGATATCTTAAAGAAAGAACTTCCGGCCGGGCAACAAGAAATAGCCAGAAAAGCTTTTTCGGGTTTATTATGGACCAAGCAATTTTATTACTATGATGTATATAAATGGCTTTTTGGTGGTCCGGGAGAACCAAAACCTTATAGAACGGATTCTCGTAACTCTCGCTGGGAACATTTGACAAATAGGCATGTTATTTCAATGCCAGATAAGTGGGAGTATCCTTGGTATGCTGCTTGGGACCTTGCTTTTCATATGGCATCATTCGTAGAAATAGACCCTTATTTTGCCAAAGAACAATTGCTTTTGGTGCTGAAAGAGAGTTACATGCACCCCAACGGACAAATTCCCGCTTACGAATGGAATTTCAGTGATGTAAATCCGCCTGTGCATTCTTGGGCCGTTTGGACGGTTTATGAAAAGGATAAAAAGCGAAATGGCAAAGGGGATGTCAACTTTCTAGAGAAAGCATATCATAAGTTACTGGTCAATTTTACGTGGTGGGTTAATCAAAAAGATAAAAGCGGAACCAACCTTTTTGAAGGCGGTTTCTTAGGGCTGGATAATATTGGTGTATTTGATCGCAACCACATGCCAGAAGGTATTACACGTATGCAACAGGCAGATGCAACCAGTTGGATGGCCATGTTTACTTTAAACATGTTGCGTATGTCGTTAGAACTTGCAGCAGTGAACCCTAATTATGAGGATAGTGTTGCCAAGTTCTTTAGACACTTTTTAAATATAGCCTGGGCAATGCACCATATAGGTCAAAAAGATATTTCACTTTGGGATGACGAAGATAATTTTTACTATGATGTGGTAGAAATGGCCAATGGTAAAACAGACCGTTTAAAAGTGAGATCTTTAGTGGGTATTATACCAATGTTCGCGGTAGAGATCATTCACAAGGATTTGTTCGATGAGCTTAAACATTTTAAAGTGAGGGCTGCGGAAATTGTTAGGACCAGACCTGATCTAGCTTCTTTAATTTCCAATATTGAGGAGTTCAACTCAGACGGTAATTATCTGTTCTCCATTATGCGTGGGTTTAGATTGGAGAAGTTATTGTTCCGTTTATTGGATGAGAATGAATTCTTATCTGATTATGGTATACGCTCACTTTCTAAATATCATGAAGAACATCCCTATGTTTTCCAACACAACGGACATCATCAAATTTCGTACGAATCTGGGGAAAGTCGTTCCAATATGTTCGGGGGTAATTCTAATTGGCGCGGACCAATTTGGTTGCCTTTGAATTATATGATCGTTCAATCTTTACGTAAGTATTATTCGTATTACGGAGATCAATATGTATATGAATTTCCAACGGGGTCAGGTGTAAAACTGAACTTGAACGAAATTGCCAATGAGATTTCTAAAAGGCTTATTAAGTTATTTGAGCCCAATGAGAACGGTAAATTTGTCTACCACTCAGAAGATGAGCAGCAATTATTTACGAAAAATGAACAATTTAAAAATGAACATTTCTTCTATGAGTTTTTTGATGGCGACTCAGGTAAAGGTCTTGGAGCTTCTCACCAAACAGGCTGGACAGCATTAATTGCAAACCTAATTATGGAACTGGAGCGGAATACATAG